One Malus domestica chromosome 11, GDT2T_hap1 genomic region harbors:
- the LOC103447008 gene encoding DEAD-box ATP-dependent RNA helicase 37-like, with product MRTSWADLAANSAAENVGSGSSGNAGSGNSAASAPNRSTYVPPHLRNRPPSSDPPAPSYTGPANDRGGPGAFSAPRWGGPRNDNTRTGYGGNAGRGGGWGSRSGGWDGRAREVNPFGDDDETVQPFSEQENGGINFDAYEDIPVETSGDNVPPPVITFADIDLGDALNKNIQRCKYVKPTPVQRHAIPISLAGRDLMACAQTGSGKTAAFCFPIISGIMKGQPAQRPPRGAHTVYPLALILSPTRELSIQIHEEARKFSYQTGVRVVVAYGGAPINQQLRELERGVDILVATPGRLVDMLERARVSLQMIRYLALDEADRMLDMGFEPQIRKIVQQMDMPPPGMRQTMLFSATFPKEIQRLASDFLAKYIFLAVGRVGSSTDLIVQRVEFVHESDKRSHLMDLLHAQRANGAQGKQALTLVFVETKKGADSLEHWLCMNGFPATTIHGDRSQQEREQALRSFKSGNTPILVATDVAARGLDIPHVAHVVNFDLPNDIDDYVHRIGRTGRAGKSGLATAFFNENNSSLARSLSELMQESNQEVPAWLSRYAARASFGGGRNRRSGGGRFGGRDFRRDSSFSRGGNDYYSGGGGGSSGGYGGAYGGYSGGGYGAGVASAWD from the exons ATGCGCACTTCATGGGCAGATTTGGCTGCAAATTCTGCAGCTGAGAATGTAGGTTCTGGCTCGTCTGGCAATGCTGGTTCAGGAAACTCTGCTGCTTCTGCTCCTAATCGATCCACCTACGTCCCCCCACATCTCCGTAACCGTCCACCTTCCTCGGACCCACCTGCTCCAAGCTACACTGGGCCTGCCAATGATCGAGGTGGCCCAGGTGCGTTCAGTGCACCTCGTTGGGGTGGTCCCAGAAATGACAACACTCGAACTGGATATGGTGGTAATGCTGGTCGCGGTGGTGGTTGGGGAAGCAGAAGTGGTGGTTGGGATGGGAGGGCACGAGAAGTGAACCCCTTTGGAGATGATGACGAAACAGTGCAGCCGTTTAGTGAGCAAGAGAACGGTGGTATTAACTTTGATGCGTATGAAGATATACCGGTTGAGACAAGTGGAGACAATGTTCCCCCTCCCGTGATTACCTTTGCAGATATTGACTTGGGTGACGcacttaataaaaatattcagaGGTGCAAATATGTGAAACCCACACCTGTGCAGCGTCATGCCATTCCTATCTCCCTTGCAGGCCGAGACTTGATGGCATGTGCCCAAACTGGTTCTGGAAAGACAGCTGCTTTCTGTTTCCCAATCATCAGTGGAATCATGAAGGGACAACCTGCACAGAGACCACCCCGTGGTGCACATACAGTCTATCCGCTTGCTCTCATTCTATCTCCTACTAGGGAGCTTTCAATTCAA ATTCATGAGGAAGCTCGAAAATTTTCATATCAAACAGGTGTTAGGGTGGTTGTTGCGTATGGAGGAGCACCAATTAACCAGCAG CTACGGGAGCTTGAAAGAGGTGTTGATATTCTTGTGGCAACTCCTGGAAGACTGGTGGATATGCTGGAGAGAGCTAGGGTTTCGTTGCAGATGATTAGATATTTAGCCCTTGATGAGGCTGATCGAATGCTGGATATGGGTTTTGAACCACAAATAAGGAAAATTGTGCAGCAAATGGACATGCCTCCACCAGGTATGCGACAGACTATGCTATTCAGTGCCACTTTTCCGAAGGAAATACag AGACTGGCCTCTGATTTTCTTGCAAAGTACATCTTTCTGGCAGTTGGAAGGGTGGGTTCTAGTACTGATTTGATTGTTCAAAGAGTGGAATTTGTTCATGAATCTGATAAAAGAAGTCACCTCATGGACCTTCTTCATGCACAGAGGGCCAATGGTGCACAGGGCAAG CAAGCTCTGACATTAGTTTTTGTGGAGACAAAGAAGGGAGCTGATTCTCTTGAACATTGGCTGTGTATGAATGGTTTTCCTGCAACTACTATTCACGGTGACAGATCACAGCAG GAAAGGGAACAAGCATTGAGGTCATTTAAAAGTGGCAACACTCCGATCTTGGTGGCTACTGATGTGGCCGCACGTGGGCTTGATATCCCTCATGTTGCGCATGTTGTGAACTTTGATCTTCCAAATGACATTGATGATTATGTCCACCGCATTGGTCGTACTGGACGAGCTGGGAAGTCTGGTTTGGCCACTGCCTTCTTTAATGAGAACAATTCGTCGCTCGCTAGGTCTTTGTCAGAATTGATGCAAGAATCAAATCAAGAAGTACCTGCTTGGCTGTCCCGGTACGCAGCTCGAGCTTCATTTGGTGGTGGGAGGAACCGTCGTTCTGGGGGAGGCCGGTTTGGTGGCCGTGACTTCCGAAGGGATTCCTCTTTCAGCAGAGGTGGCAATGATTACTATAGTGGAGGCGGTGGAGGTAGCAGTGGTGGATATGGGGGTGCTTATGGTGGGTACAGTGGAGGAGGATATGGTGCAGGGGTGGCCAGTGCGTGGGACTAA